CAACTTGCATCGTTGCGCAATGAGTGGATAGTTTAATATCCCGTCGATCAGTTTTCTAACTGCTCCATCAACATATAGCAGCGGTACGTTTCGCAGGTTCCCGGTGTGGCTGAAACGGCTCCGGCTGGACGGTTCCCTCTGCGAGTGAAATGGCTCTAGCTGTAGTATCTTTTATGGAGCGGTTTCTCCGATGGAGCTGAAACTGTTTTGAAAAAATTTTACCCGCAAAATAGCTTGTTCAGTTGTTTAGTTGTTTAAATAGATCAAATGTCCGTAATATCattattttttctatttttttctttttctttctatttgttttttttcttattttcttTCTTCCCATTATCTCTCCTCATTATCCCCttcttccccgcatgggccggcCCCCTCCCACGCCTCCTGCTCGCGCTGCTGCCCTCCGCTACTGCCTCGGGCTCGCACCACCACCCCCGTCGGCACGCCGCCCCAACCTCAGGCCTCCTCCATGGCTCCGCATCACGCTCGTGCGCCGGCGCATGCTGCCTTCGCCTCGGCCCTCCGCCTCAAGCTCACACCTGCGGTCGCCTCGTCCTCCACCTCGAGCTCGCGCCGGCGGCCTCCTCGTCCTCTGTCTTGGTCTCGTGccggctgccgctgccgcctcctcctccgcctcggtctcacgccggcggccgcctcCTTCTCCGCCTCGGGCTCGCGCCGGTTGCTGACACCTTCGCATCGGGCTCGCCCCCGGCAGCCTCTGCTCGTGCCGCGGGCCTCCACTCGCGCCATCCGGAGGTCAAAAAGGCAAGTGAGGCAGAGGAGCTGTGCGGAGCCGGACGGAGCCACGTTTTCTGACTCCCGCTCATCCAAACCGCTCCAGTCATTGTGTTTTCAGGGGCTCCGGCACAGAAGCAGTTCCCGGTTCCACTGTTTGGCTGGGCTCTATGAGAAGCCGGTTTTGGAGCCACTCAAGAAACCTTGCCAAAGGGGCTCTAGTACTCTTACTGTCCTATCATAACAAGACAAGTGGTAGTGAATTGTTGTGAATAAAAGAATGCATATTATCATTGCACTTTCTTTTTCCCAAAGGAATGTCCATCCAAAGATATGGTTGAAATATTTTCCCTCCCTTTGGTCGACGACCTATTAGCAAGCgtcaaggaagaagatgaaaTGCCATCCTCTTTCTAAACGGGCATATTGCTATGAATCAGAATATCAGATTGGATCGTACTATTTGTGTGGTTACTGTTGATGGCATGCATACCTAAGGTATGATTAGGTAATTTAAGAGAGCAAACACACAACTAtctcaaagaaaaaaaaacagctGCACCATTCGTTTTCTTCCTTGTACTTATCAGTAACTCGCATGTACAATACAAATAAACCCTATGCTTTACTGTGCTGATGTGATGATAATGTCCACGTCGGCCTCCTCTTTGGTTTCTCCTAACACTTGAACACTATATCTCGGTGTCTGTCTCCATATCCAAAGCAAGAGGAATTTCACATTATCCATGGAGACATGCAAAGCCTGTCCGTGCCCGGGCAGTTCCTCTGATCCATCCATAACCTTTAGTCTCTAGATACAACAATGTTACTGTATGCTAGGATGACGAACGCAACCGAGATCctctccgtggtgctgctcatCGCCGGCGTCTCCCTGATGCTCGTCGTCCACATCCTCGTGGTCTTCTGGGCGCTGCGGCGCgggctcggctcccgcggcacCTCCCACACCACTACTGACGAGGaacgcggggcgggcggcggcggggggctaTCGGCCGGCGAGCTCGGCGCGCTGCCGTGCCACGTCTTCAAGCAGGCCGAGGCCGCGGACGGCGCCGAGGGCGGGGACTGCGCGGTGTGCCTGGAGGCGTTCGAGCCCGGCGACCGGTGCAGGCGGCTGCCGCGGTGCGACCACAGCTTCCACgccgagtgcgtggactcgtGGCTGAGGAAGAGCGGCGCGTGCCCCGTGTGCCGAGCCGACGTGGTGGACCGGCCGCCCAAGGGCTAGCccaaggccgcggcggcggcgccagggGCTCTGGAGATGGCGGAGAGGACAAGCCCGGCCGCATTGGGGATCGTTGCTGAAAGATAGCCGAAGGTATGGCACTCGATGGGGGTGTTACATAGTTGCACTGGAGTTGTGTTGTTTGTGCAAATAGCCTGTACATATATCATGTTGTATGTATTTCTCTTCGGATTTGCTATTCTGATGGTGGAGGAAAGATTGGCACTCGATCAACACGAAAATATCTATTATCCGGTTTCTCATATACAGAGGAATAGGTTCATTCATGAATTACCATCCATCTTCTAGACAAATGCAAGCCTACTTTTATACAAGGAAAAAGTCCATTCGACTCCCCTCACCTATTCACTTGGTCCATCTCACCTCCTCACCAAAATATTGGCTTAATTTACTCTCTCCTTCGTATTGTACTAGATTATTTAGTCCTTAAGCTGGATTAATTGCCATCCGGTTTTGCCGACATGGAGCGGTTTTGACTGATTGTAATTTGCTTTGACGCGTGACGCGGAATATCTGGGCAATAGCCGAACCGCAGCAAGTGGCCAGAACCAAACCGCAAGGTCTTTAGTCTCTTCCGCCTAAGCTAATTGAGCGAGTCCACACTGTTAGCGACTGTTGTGTTTAGCCTTAATTAGCTTCAGTTTCTTTTTCAGTTTCGCATGCACTTTGCCTATATATCTGTATGCACTTTGCCTATATATCTGTAAACTCTTATGATTAATGTATTCACGTCTTCGTAGTATCATTTGCGTTTCTTTCGTGAAACCTTACCGCTTCCGCTTCTCCCTGCCCATGGCCGACGACAACCCggctgccgcggcggccgccgctgcTCGCGCTGACGAAGCGCGTCTCGCCGATCAGGCTGCCGCCGCACGTCGCGCCCAGGCCGAGGAGGCTGCTGCTGCGCAACGTCAACTTCAAGACGAGGGGGCTCGTCACGAGCTCGTCTTGGctgctgcgcgccgccgcctccaggaGGCTGCTGACGCCATGCGCGCCGCCGCTACCGACGGCTCCGTCCACGACCACGAACCGTCCGATGACTCCGGCGATGACGCACCCGACGCCGATGCTGTCTCAGACCTCCACACCCAAGCTTTGGGCGTTCTCAACATCTGTGCACTCATTCCGGTCGTCCTCGACCTGAACATCCCATCGTTCTCCAAGTGGCGGcacctcttcctcctcgtccttgGCAAGTACGCCCTCGCCGACCACGTGCTGAGCGACGCCGTCTTCCCCAACGTTCCTCATTGGGTTCGCATGGACCTCCATGTTCTCACATGGCTCTACGGCTCCATCACGTCGGAGCTGTTCGAGATCGTCTCCTCTCCTTCGCCGTCCGCTCGAGTCGCGTGGGTCGCCCTCGAGCAGCAGTTCATCGGCAACCGCGAGACCCGCATCCAACTCGTCGACACCGAGTTCCGCACGCTGTGCCAGGGTGTTCCCTCCGTCACCAAGTACTGCCGGCGCATGAAGACCCTCGCCGACTCCCTCGTCGAGCTTGGCGAACCCGTCCCCGACCGCGCCCTCGCCTCGAACGTTCTGCGCGGCCTCTCTGAGCGCTTCCACAACCTGTGGCTCTTTCTCCAGCGCCAACGCCCACTCCCATCCTTCGTCGAGATTCGCTCCGAATTACTACTCGAAGAACTTACTATGGCGTCCTCGTCTTCCTCGCCGCCCACCGCTCTCGTCGTCGCCCCCAAGTCTGCAGCCTCCGCACCTGCCTCGGGCGGACCATCGGGTGGAGCAACGGGAGGGGGCAATCAACGACGCCGGCGTGGGACTGGCTCCCGCGGCAGCGGATCCGGCGGCCAGTCCGACGACGCCCCTGCTTCCGGAGGCGCACAGCACCTAGGTGGCgtcccgcgcccgcccccgggCCACCGGCCCACAATCTACAATCCCTGGGCTGGGACAATCCAGATGTGGCCCGGCCCGATCCCGGGGGGCACCAcgtctccacgtcgcctggtggACCGACGCACCCACCTCCCCCGCACGGCCTGGTCGCTGGACCTTCCTTCCCGCCCCCTGGCGCGCCTGGGGTGGTTGGTGCGCCTGGCCTTCTTGGGCCACCTCCACCGCAGCATACCATCCAGCAGCCCGTCCAGCAACAGGCTTTCAGTGGCTTTGGGCCGTGGGATCAACGGGCACTCGCTGGTGCTTTTAGCACTATGACGCTCGCTCCTCCGGCTCCCTCGGGTGACTGGTACATGGACTCTGGTGCGACTGCTCCCATGGCGTCCCAGTATGGTATATTGTCCCACTCCTACCCACCCAGTTCCTCCACCCCTTCCTCCATCATTGTCGGAGATGGAACTATGCTTCCTATCACGGCCACTGGTTCTACCCATGTCGGTCCTCTCCACCTAGACAACGTTCTTGTTCCCCCCACATAATCAAAAACCTTGTTTCCGTTCGTTAGTTCACCACTGATAATGCTTGTTTTGTTGAGTTTGACCCCTTTGGTTTTTCTGTGAAGGACCTCAGGACCCGGCGCTTGATTACCAGGTGCAATAGCGTCGGCCCTCTCTACCCACTCCACCACCCGGTGCCCCCTACTACACCACCACATGCTTTTGTTACTGGAGTTTCCTCTCAGCTGTGGCATCGCCGTCTTGGTCACATCAGCCATGAGGCTCTCTCACGCCTAGCTAGTCACTCTTTTATTTCTTGTTCTAATGGTGTCGCTCTTGGTGACATCTGTCATGCGTGCCAACTTGGTCGTCATGTTCGCCTTCCATTTCATAACTCGCAGTCGCGTGCCTCTCATGCCTTTGACCTTGTGCACTGTGATATGTGGACTTCTCCCATACCTAGTGTCAGTGGTTTCAAATACTACCTCGTTATTCTTGACGATTGCTCCCACCACGTGTGGACGTTTCCTCTTCGTCAGAAGTCCGACACATTCTCTACTATTTCTCATTTTTTCTCAGTTGTTGCCACTTAGTTTGCTGCTTCCATTAAAAGTGTTCAATGTGACAATGACCGTGAGTTTGAAAATTCGTCCTCCCGCTCTTTTTTTCGCTCTCGCGGGGTTATGCTTCGCATGTCCTCCCCGTACACTTCCCAGCAAAATGGCAAGGCTGAACGCGTTCTTCGCACTCTCAACAATATCATCCGCTCTCTCTTGTTTCAgagtcatcttcctcctccttttTGGGTTGAGGCTCTTCATACGGCCACCTATCTTTTTAATCGCCACCCTACCAAAACTCTTGATTTTTCAACGCCTCATCAGGCACTCTACGGCCGCCCGCCTACTTACACTCAGCTTCGTGTCTTTGGCTGTAGGTGCTACCCTATCACCACTGCCACTGCTCCGCACAAACTAGCCCCTCGATCTACTTTGTGTGTCTTCTTTGGCTATTCACCTGACCACAAAGGTTATCGATGCCTTGATGTCACCACAAATCGCATCCTCATCTCCTGCCACTTCATTTTCGACGAGTCGTCTTTCCCCTTCGCTGAGGCCCCCACCCCTCGGCTCCAACTAATCTTGAGTTTTTGGATGAGTTTCCTTCACAGGATACAGTCTGGGTGCGCCTGCTAGCTATGGTGCTGGGCCACGACGTCCTCCAGGCGGCCCACCACCTGGCTTTCCGCCTCGAGCTGGTGCCGCATCGACTTTAGCACCAGGCGCAGGTGCTGGGCCTGGACCAGCTGGTCCAACAGCGGGCACTGGGCCTCTCGTGCCTGGCGGCCTGCTCCCGCCGCCTCCACCTAGGTCGCCACCTCCACCTGGGTTGCCGCGGCCTACCAGTGCAGCGTCGCTTGGGCTCCCTGCCTCATCTGGGCCGACTGGTGCCTCTCCCGGGTTGGCGCATGGTGACTCACCTACCATGGAGCCAGGACTACAGCAGCCTCTGGCGCCTGAACTGCAGCAGGTCTCATCCTCCAACGGCCCATGGCGCTGGGCTGTTCCACCCGATGTCAACCGTGTCCGCTCCGCTCGCCTCCCGTGGGTACCGAGTGCCCCACCATCGATACCGGCTGGCAGTATCCCGGTGGCTCCCATCGTCAACAGTCATGGCATGCAGACCCGTGCCAATGGTGGGTTCCGACAGGCTCGCCTGAACCTTCAGGCTGTCGCCCTATCGCCGGTCCCTTCCTCTTATCTCCACGCTCTCGACGATCCCAACTGGCGGCATGCTATGGAGGATGAATTCCAGGCTTTGGTCGCTAACAACACCTGGACCCTCGTCCCCCAGCCGCCTCTCACCAATGTCATCACCAGCAAATGGATATTCAAACACAAGCTTCACTCTGATGGGTCTCTTGATCGATACAAGGCACACTGGGTTCTTCACGGCTTCACCCAACGTCCTGGTGTCGACTATGATGAGACTTTCATCCCCATCGTCAAGCCTGCCACTATTTGCACAGTCCTCAATATTGCTCTCTCCAGTGATTGGCCCGTGCATCAGCTCGACGTCAACAATGCTTTTCTTCACGGAACTCTCACTGAGATGGTCTACTGTTCTCAGCCCGCTGGTTTCGTTGATGCCTCGCATCTGGATTATGTCTGCCGCCTCAACAAGTCCCTTTACGGACTTAAACAGGCCCCACGGGCATGGTATAGTTGCTTCACCGCCCACCTACGGTCCCTAGGATTTGTTGAAGCCAAATCCGACACGTCGCTTTTCATCTACCATCAGGGTACAGAGATTGCTTTTCTTCTCCTATATGTGGACGATGTTATTCTCACTGCCTCAACAGTGTCCCTTCTCCAGCAAGTTATTGCCTCTCTGAAGAGTGCTTTTCCTATGAAAGACCTGGGCCCTCTTCAGCACTTTCTGGGCATCACCGTCACTCGTTCTTCTACTGGGATGGTTCTATCCCAACAGCAGTACATATTGGATATTCTGGACCGTGCCGGGATGACTGGCTGCAAGCCGTGCAGCGCTCCTGTTGACACACATGCCAAGCTATCAGCTTCCGGCGACCCTGTGGCTGACGCTACTGTCTACCGCAGCCTCGTCGGGGCATTGCAGTACGTCACTTTCACCCGCCCTGATGTTACCTACGCCATCCAGCAGGTTTGTCTACACATGCATGATCCTCGGGAGCCTCATCTGACGGCTATCAAGCGCATTCTTCGCTATTTGCACGGTACGACTGATCTTGGGCTCTTCATCAGCCGCTTGTCTTCATCCTCCCTCACGGTCTACACTGATGCTAACTGGGCTGGTTGTCCCGACACGCGCAAGTCCACCTCGGGCTACGCCGTCTTCCTTGGAGACAACCTCATCTCCTGGTCCAGCAAACATCAACAGACGGTCTCCTACTCCAGTGCCGAGGCTGAGTACCGCGCCGTCGCCAACGGTGTCGCCAAAGCCTCCTGGCTGCATCAACTTCTCCAAGAGCTTCACCAGCCGCTCCAGCGTGCCACACTCATCTACTGCGACAACGTGAGTGCCGTCTACCTCTCGACGAATCCAGTGCAGCACCAATGCTCCAAACACGTCGAGATTGACCTTCACTTCGTCCGGGAACGGGTCGCCACTGGAGCTGTTCGCGTCCTACATGTGCCAACCACCTCGCAGTTTGCCGACCTCTTCACGAAGGGCCTACCAACCATGGTCTCCCAAGACTTTCGTTCCAGCATGAATGTTCGGCCTACTGATGCTCCTACtgccgggggggggggtgttagCGACTGTTGTGTTTAGCCTTAATTAGCTTTAGTTTCGCATGCACTTTGCCTATATATCTGTAAACTCTTATGATCAATGTATTCACGTCTTCACACACCAAAACCTGACGCTAGAAAACAAGCCCCGCACTACATTACATGCCCCCAATCTCCTTCGCACGGCTTCTGTTCTTCATCCTCGGCTGGTTCCCCATCCTCCCTCCGCTCTCGCCGCTGCAAGAACTGGATGACAAGAATGACGATGACGTTGGGTCCTAGACTATGAAGGAACTGAGTTGAGTAATTAACCCTAGAGTATCCTCTTGCCTAAAAAATTGGAGCGCAATGTTCTATGATTCCTAGGCACAGGGAGTAGGGAAATTGTCCGCGAGATGGATTGATTGCAATCGACTAGGGTTCTAGTTGCACAGGGTGTAGAGAAATTTGTCCGGCCGGTAGAGTGCCTATTTTCTTGTGCGGATTTGCCCTCCCAACAGTAGAGTTGTAGGTTTTGatgggggttgggggggggggtgattTTTTCATGTATGTGGATGCGCATTGCAAGGCATGTCGTGAATAACATGTGGAAGGATTGACTTTGGGTCTTAGATTGGAATACGATATGTTGGAGAATTTTTGTTTTTGTCATGGCTGGGCGGCAGTGATCACCCAATACAACTAAATCAAATCCAATGGTAATCTGAATCAAACTCACACGTGCTGCTGAAAATCAACTAACTGAATCAAGCTGCAGCTTTACTCTTAGCGCCTCTTTGAATATGTGATGCGGACCATAGCAGTTAAACAGAACATGTTTTCCTACTTCTTCCTCAATGATATAAGTTGATGCCTTTGCATGTTTGTGGCAATGTCGTTGCACATGTATGTGTCCATTTAATTGATGCCTTTTGTTATCAGTGCAAGTTGGATGGATGATCTCAATTACTTACCAGTGAGGTTTCATTTGGGGCGAGAGTTTGTGCACACATGGGGAGACCATTTACATTGTTAGTGGATATGAAGCTTGGTCATATATTGAGAGGGGTAAGTTTTTAGTGTCAGAGATCGTTGCCAATTTGAAAAGACACATGATTATCACCGAGAAAGATTCAATGTTTTTGCATTGATATTTCCCTGGGAAAGAGCTTCTCAATGGTTTGGGGCCTCTAAATGATGACAAAGACTGCTCCTACATGTTAGGTcctgtttggcagagctcccagAGCAGCATCTAGGCTGAATTCAGGAGGAGCTTGCCAAATAGTTTTTTTGAGATGTGATTTTATActgattctgtgaagtgattctcTAAAATAAATTAAGATATTGGGAGCTGAAAAAGTAGCTTCTATCCTGAATCACTTTCTGCCACTGAATCATTTCTGTCAGAGAATCAACTTCTATAGAAAATCAAAAGCAATTACAGTGCATAACAGATGGTAGTGCTGAAAATGTGCATACAAAGGTTGTCCATGAAAACTCAGAATATGAGGATGAGAGTTATTTAGAGTATGATGGGGAAGAGTCTAGTTCAAGAAGGAGATGATCATGTCATTTCTGTTCCAATAGCTACTTCTAGTCTTTCAAATGATTTGGAGAGGTACAATGGTGACAATTTTTGGGAGCATGAATATTCAGATGAAGATGAGGATGCCAAGCAATATAGAAGACATGCTAAGATGGTAAAGAAAGGGGTCAAAATGTAGGGAGGATATATGTGAAGCCTTAGTGCAAGATGGACATCAAGTACCATAGCTATATGTTGATGAAGAAATGGATGCATGCAATGATACACCATATTTTGATTCAAGTGAAGAAGCCTCTTATGATGATGAAGAGGGACATGAGATATGTGGTTGTAGAAGGAAGAGCAAGTTACCTAGGTTTGATGACACTACTCGATTACCTATTTTCTCAATTGGCATGACTTTTAGGGGAAGACGAGCTCAAGCAAGGCGTGGTTAATAATGGCCTTGCAATGAAGAGACATATTACCTTCTCTAAAGATGAGAAGAGGAGGATCAAAACCAAGTGTTCCTAGGAGCCATGAGCCTCTCGTGGGCCAAATTCGTTCGGGgggcctgtggcagaaccaacctgaattataccgactcaagtgcgcgagtccttaatgcagggctacctcgcacttcaaacggtataaaactattggtctgtcgggtaacgtcccgatgaaccaccgaacgcaggatctaacaaggtacctcacacgaaggtgagtccagagatacaatgcccaaaataatttacaccacaggcagttatattacaaaaatatacaaaataacatttgttcttacagaagagagtttattacatcacaagttcgagtttctgattaaagcaacggaatttgaaaagcggagttattatacatggcgtcattacagatattatgctagccctggcataatatcactcggcggagtctgtgttggccggggacggatcccattccacggaccaaccatcaggcaaagggtaaggccatggtgtaatgaatgcgggctcctcagaagggttacctgaattaaatcaacaaagcaaggctgagtatactaatactcagcaagacttacccggaattgggtatatcttagcccataactagactcatgctggcttttagctttgggtagggttttcagctgaaaagcaacaaagagtagatccttaatttcaatttttatcttccaggttctagttgaattaaccattctaagtaagcacctatagctattcaaacatggtagaatctttactcaaacatcatctttaataatcacataattactcttgttactctatgtgataaaggggttaagcagtctcatacatcgtgagaggcggacgattctgaatcgagattcaacccttgcaaggtaaacctaacacacacgcttggaacaccacagggttgttccgaagcaaccgtttgcctttcattccgactcgtggatcagtgccaccacaagcgactgcaggtcatatgcactacaaaagtgcaggacgtacgtctgtagcgcgactacaaaacccgtactcctggttgcccagcaacacatatgcctacacgtcgaactaagtaaccaaaagaagcaaatacatgtggtgggtggtatgtccactcctcaggccgatcggttactaggcttaccgcttaccatatttcacggcatgtggttagtactttcaaacgcttaaccaccgctaccacacactgcgaccttatcaaattcatcaacacagacggggtatcatcttgaccatgatacctcataaaactcccgtccgatatccttatagtgataacggaatgtaaatcattacaattcctaagtcgcgcgagtgacaggaaatcactcgacttctaccggtcctataagcagagcagctagtcggactcagttctaatgttcaatacattggttcctagaataatgcaactaagtttccaaacaattcctaaggacctaatgcataaagagatatatatataagtaatataagttgcagtgtaataaggtaggggttatgtccggggcttgccttcgctggtggagttggggttagtcaaaatattttcttccgaaccttggttcggggcttcagagaaatccgtaacaaaagtcccggggtcttcagaataatctccttcttgttccgggagcagttgataatccccgtcagcgagcgtggtcgaatctatatgagatgcaaaattacaagttatgggatgctcttacttttattttacttcccgataaagttgcaatctaacttaaagacaattacattacgacgataatctaactaccctgtactgggcagtcatttatcgagcactaataaatttacttagattcattaaacaataaatttagttagattaagtgttcaattagtagtatggagcagcaagtggtgtggttcccattaacaattatattaaaagctctacatattatcctctcaagtgatatgatttttaagttaccatcaccttcaaaatcaaatatataatatccaatttaattaacatctaattcatggttgaaaatttgataatatgttgtactaatacaaaacagaacattaatatatttttcatgatttttaaatatatgaaagtgtgtgtattaattatattatgtaaactacaccttatttctaacaaaatttatacaatcatggaaatattactggagtacaagattaattatttttcttcaattctacatgttaaaagaaaattattggcactggttttactaatttatcatttttctatgaattactatgtaattcttaagcctacaagcaatcaattttgatatttaaattaagtcattaatcattcaaaaactgaagtcgacctttaaagcaaagttacagatctttgtctaaagattttaacaaaatttagtttaccattttatgatttttccttaaagagatatggtatttctaagttaacagcaaaaattacataaggaggtccttggttactattccactgagtctagggctttgcaagaaaccccctgggtttcttttccttctaacccgaggtccctggccatgaacccgagcagagcagggcggtgacggccgtgttccggcgacggtggtcgccggcggcgaggtccaaggggtgggaaaggaacaggagctcacaAGGGTCCCTAtgcgccacgtgtcgagggttggaacggccgggaaaagagatcccgacgaggacccgaggcggcggcggaggagtcaacggcgacgagggtgctccggcgatgaacgtcggccaacaacctgcgcacgaggaccagtgagtcatgaggaacgtgtacgtgccatcaatttgatgaaaacgtgtaagattgagggagttcgacggagaccgaggcggcggcggcgaggaagatcgccggcgaacgtcgggaaggcactgtgGTGCACCGGAGGGTCAATGGTTGGGTCCtacagcttcagggcgatgatgtggtgctgtctagggtgatgtggtggctcgggatcgcgtgaggggtgctgcccacggtgaggccgagggcggcggcggatgttgctcgtcggcgacga
The genomic region above belongs to Panicum hallii strain FIL2 chromosome 4, PHallii_v3.1, whole genome shotgun sequence and contains:
- the LOC112890216 gene encoding E3 ubiquitin-protein ligase EL5-like, encoding MLLYARMTNATEILSVVLLIAGVSLMLVVHILVVFWALRRGLGSRGTSHTTTDEERGAGGGGGLSAGELGALPCHVFKQAEAADGAEGGDCAVCLEAFEPGDRCRRLPRCDHSFHAECVDSWLRKSGACPVCRADVVDRPPKG